A single genomic interval of Stieleria maiorica harbors:
- a CDS encoding DUF1583 domain-containing protein, producing the protein MSGRTARSHFKPTLVICCLLALGAYRPVACMAQPTPLSPAEEREKITAAKFLEVLLRRPNTGTALDRVFGYHIGVGDIGEVIDELTNKAQNTADTDESGRHWMVAGLLQLQRSEDAAAIEALAEAEKKLGDNPLAAYYHGQALLLVGRTEEAAAAMQRAIDLKPSRQDHLKIAGQLGRLYQRGGKIDDAIRIWEQLEKTFPGDDGVRQRIARVMIEEGDVDGALARYEALAKDARSPNDRIVFAMRAADLRAQSGDQAQAISEFELLLKKLRPGSYLYDEARRRIEATFLSSGDYAGLAEYYEDWIENHPEDLGAVIRLARTLSIQGRGPEALSWFEKAIQLAPTDPAPRLALINAYVAAEDYSKAAKQYESLIELDPGNPDHFVRWGQVLLDDPAQPNAARTQAAAKIWKRLADARLDDAVIQSQVADLLRGADLVEDAISQYRAAIKLAPDQPQYKEYLGEYLHQLDRQDEATQVWRSLVAGDQRNRKNLVRLAEVFHQFDRSDEALTVMAEACELDPTIEERLRYAEWLREADLFDSALEQIGMASTVTENMDDRGRVFAAEVKTYQAAGKLDQRIEQAIEETADDASDGEAMRRLAILYNAAGKVPEALDAIEKSLKQSPGSIDALEIAARMYEDSGRLPLAIEKRRRLAETDPRFRNGHLQKLSSLHLRVGATEQAVAVGKELLAASAGSIEAYRFYADLCGTIGRVDQRLDTLRRCARLNPRSNEAQRMLASQLAEDFKTDQAIELYWNMLDSANDLDGKREIVTTLTDLYLRTNRLDQLIDRLEIRGRESGDRRSTVDLIATVHQQAGDLGLARQALEGLLSEGGRDTLLLERLVALAEQSGEYDQAVALQRELMRLAPDRKNEARLASLLIDIGEVEEAQTLWFRMAESNADPTQVARNLNRLYAAGEVETALKLAKGLLDHQSDDWETRLRLMVLQADEDDWEAAAETADDLIAMSVDDTTLPEGGKPYQRTVRVSGGQTYTQPPLQLMRLQQMYEFYRIVDDRYGYQSTMSLPKPIDFGHAKLMARYCQLKQMSTSAAKLKQHLADLEKTAMADDASADQVWDWYQTTSLAATVQQQSSINPQDPADWAPLWRLADVDQEIGESLLVSMFANRTRYAERGDIELQKLPEERLAWVKAKADSAEKSIADQYGQRASWPMIYGSELRIAGSKEEADRYLQAQLEAAIADPESVGLLVAIQQASAHGTDAQLWPLLQRAIEDKEELKATFGASPSAHFLTLFTAEKRVADGLSKGASDPEYRTRVIALMDKMIKDVAQQPLQRRTIRLTGIGGPRTRGRVVGGQYIRTEIEFPPSGLGQDDPFVFAQYGVWERMKDHTGQWIESLQTPASDATQPRERIIRRLAAAALLYWDKQTGQALDQLSQATQLASNELPQMEPELRLMSADLLLRLDRKREALDAIDTLAVYDQNTMAVREFAAARLAAAIGDRQRAQTAARRLFGVRLNTEAQIELAKLMRQLDMRQLAADLVRRLRSRGGSNTDQLQSLMTYFVAQGEHDQAAEVAMELLRRSVPSRRTTSRYTTTNQVLRRNALQTLSTTGRLTSLIKATESKLEKAPKSQRIRSELAELYVAAGKTEKSQELLGQMEIKDVNSARALEATAAQLVTAGQMDEACEAYLKLLRRKQDMFNQQFYDIKRPFDATQRLGDLADLMIEVGIQKFTDHRVSEICEDLIRNENGVAKARKLYLAMLDIAPTSTNSMYSMSNVMGSASKLLTDRETVLRTARYLIEASENGTGWNTLFSGYSTSSDGRHNNVTTSFVRHVAGDQENVTAVEELLREKLKEKDDWQEGKVWLALLLTTNKGYDEAKQLLEPLVSGELSPQPTHDLLWLVGSLIDTHPPMQDLSERIYEYALENTTDRSNRDFKYSLKGRVCNFMADIGNNQRAREMALEAIEQAKNNPQQSFSNPEYEAYQQIQSTMAMMEFMAKIDYPTDALRIAREFDTTLFVKAGRYQSGRQEQFEKQQQELLDQVRKLGGLATVQSMINPKTESPTAVDFAITLGDQPFTQHAVSSLWVEMLQDAAGDPKNAGALDEFAGQMQSLAEERPDDDSAAAAHAIAADVVGDHQPLKDLIRRWMRPRTATSPEDDDESPSDSKVIDQRLRGRLTMVLLLLADQSVPGDTANGDPVVSSDLNFDSITGVNQVEQTCLIAALGNQALERADKESTQRLWQRAVDLAASQWLLIDLSHAAIEAGLPELSAAAFSAAVPAPAGAVQVNPPTDHSANSLGELLSNAQPRQSSSSRSTVNELDADEVRLARRILELDEAWRVNQLYTKFVFDPLVALTLGPSGSRPRPLCAPVEIKPDDRIVIHSVFDRLARRASWSKQTDKLLSLVSGDDAQSHLMAGLVLLNDKRGQAALPRYEAVDPTTLSALPKELVMQSLLLAFQDPHCRQRAMELGLALVDQNRPSERYANVTPYETFSLHLAKQGLEHGLNDDLVAKAINDYLELTAHDNDRYSGVSSRVTRRLGQLDKVAQLLLPKGRVDEALTYLGMRHDGFSQGFDRSNDWVGSWALESIQGMSDRKAAYQKLADWTFQGDGSLQTIRALVRRQRLPTWIPESVGGYYPPFPPVADASLPIATNFYSLARLAMQIDAGDDLLERLRKAQADGRSGADTALAICLSAMNQPVNPQLLSKIVQHLDAIQPADGKPASQAPLAELQLASILASAPEHHAFAKKVTQSLMDHTHTQSRGYLMPWVARFEHNQGWAETSELRSGDDLAHWIPATHASAKDFSEGKTAPIWVSDGESQVRHVCGFGNDSLWFRYPLQGNFAVEMEIRDGGYREAELLFDGLQFAPLAHNGSVYVKSQNTTDWVRFYSKATRQNQWNHCSVTLDEKTLSFRVNDQLIYREPRKDHSPWFAVHLAGNKRTSVRNIKISGTPQIPGDVNLIPGDTLRGWSGQYYGVALPTADVDARKQDKDGNDPSRYRTGSKPEQIQNLAWTVQDGELISGKIKAQKFNGQNSIRYERPLGDGEVLSYEFFYEEGKMEVHPSIGRIAYVMRPSGLKLHWMSAPNTAWKIPKGFEVPLPGADAKPLPLKAGQWNRVELVRDGSRIRISLNGETVFDQQPQSRLGDMVFGFFHNREQTSARIRNVRLNGPWPTEVPQHLLTFTRTETQ; encoded by the coding sequence ATGTCCGGTCGCACTGCCCGCAGCCATTTCAAACCGACGCTTGTGATTTGCTGTTTGCTGGCATTGGGTGCCTATCGCCCAGTGGCCTGTATGGCTCAGCCGACGCCGCTTTCGCCCGCCGAGGAGCGTGAGAAAATCACGGCGGCGAAGTTCTTGGAGGTGCTGCTTCGACGGCCCAACACCGGAACGGCCTTGGACCGTGTGTTTGGATACCACATCGGCGTCGGTGACATCGGCGAGGTGATTGATGAACTGACGAACAAGGCCCAAAACACCGCGGATACCGATGAATCGGGACGCCACTGGATGGTCGCCGGGTTGCTGCAGTTGCAACGCAGCGAAGACGCCGCGGCGATCGAGGCCTTGGCGGAAGCGGAAAAGAAACTGGGCGACAATCCGTTGGCAGCCTACTACCACGGCCAAGCGTTACTGTTGGTCGGACGAACGGAGGAGGCGGCCGCGGCGATGCAGCGAGCGATCGATTTAAAACCATCGCGACAAGATCACCTGAAAATCGCCGGACAACTCGGCCGTTTATACCAACGCGGCGGAAAGATCGATGACGCGATCCGGATATGGGAACAGCTGGAAAAAACTTTTCCAGGCGATGACGGTGTCCGCCAGCGGATCGCCCGCGTGATGATCGAAGAAGGCGACGTCGACGGCGCGTTGGCCCGTTACGAGGCCCTGGCCAAAGATGCTCGTTCGCCCAATGACCGAATCGTCTTTGCCATGCGCGCGGCCGATCTGCGCGCCCAATCGGGCGACCAAGCACAAGCCATCAGTGAATTCGAACTCCTGCTCAAGAAACTTCGACCGGGAAGTTATCTTTATGACGAAGCCCGGCGACGCATCGAGGCCACGTTTCTTTCCAGTGGCGACTACGCCGGTCTAGCGGAATACTATGAAGACTGGATCGAAAACCACCCCGAGGATCTGGGCGCGGTCATTCGTCTCGCTCGCACCCTGTCGATCCAAGGCCGTGGTCCCGAAGCGTTGTCCTGGTTCGAAAAAGCGATCCAGCTGGCACCGACCGATCCCGCACCGCGACTGGCATTGATCAACGCCTACGTCGCTGCCGAAGATTATTCCAAAGCGGCCAAACAATACGAGTCCTTGATCGAATTGGATCCGGGCAACCCGGATCATTTCGTGCGTTGGGGGCAGGTCTTATTGGACGATCCCGCGCAGCCCAACGCGGCACGGACCCAAGCGGCGGCGAAAATCTGGAAGCGATTGGCAGACGCCCGCTTGGACGATGCCGTCATTCAATCCCAGGTCGCGGATCTGTTGCGTGGCGCCGACCTGGTTGAAGATGCGATTTCGCAGTACCGAGCCGCTATCAAGCTGGCCCCGGACCAACCGCAATACAAGGAGTACCTGGGCGAGTACCTGCACCAACTCGATCGCCAGGACGAAGCGACCCAGGTTTGGCGTTCCTTGGTCGCCGGCGATCAACGCAATCGAAAAAACCTGGTTCGATTAGCCGAAGTCTTTCACCAATTCGACCGCTCCGACGAAGCGTTGACGGTCATGGCCGAGGCCTGTGAACTGGATCCTACGATCGAAGAACGGCTGAGGTATGCCGAATGGCTTCGCGAAGCCGATCTTTTCGATTCGGCACTGGAACAAATCGGTATGGCATCCACCGTGACGGAGAACATGGACGATCGCGGACGCGTCTTCGCCGCCGAAGTTAAAACGTACCAGGCCGCCGGCAAATTGGACCAACGGATCGAACAAGCGATCGAAGAAACGGCCGATGATGCGAGCGACGGGGAAGCGATGCGTCGGCTGGCAATCCTCTATAACGCCGCCGGTAAAGTTCCCGAAGCGCTCGACGCGATCGAAAAGTCGCTGAAACAATCACCGGGATCGATCGATGCCTTGGAAATCGCCGCGCGGATGTATGAAGATTCCGGGCGGCTTCCACTGGCGATCGAGAAGCGGCGTCGGCTGGCCGAAACGGATCCGCGATTCCGAAACGGTCACCTGCAAAAACTGTCCTCGTTGCATCTCCGCGTCGGCGCAACGGAACAAGCCGTCGCGGTCGGCAAAGAATTGTTGGCCGCATCGGCCGGTTCCATCGAAGCCTATCGGTTTTATGCCGATTTATGCGGAACCATCGGCCGGGTCGACCAACGTCTCGATACGCTGCGACGCTGCGCACGGTTGAACCCGCGCAGCAACGAGGCCCAGCGGATGCTCGCCAGCCAACTGGCCGAGGACTTCAAAACCGACCAGGCGATCGAACTGTACTGGAACATGCTCGATAGCGCCAATGATCTGGACGGCAAACGCGAGATCGTCACCACGCTGACGGACCTGTATTTAAGAACCAATCGCCTGGACCAATTGATCGATCGCTTGGAAATCCGTGGGCGTGAATCCGGCGATCGCCGCTCCACCGTCGATCTGATCGCGACGGTTCATCAACAGGCAGGCGACTTGGGCCTGGCCCGCCAAGCACTCGAAGGGCTGCTAAGTGAAGGCGGCCGGGACACCTTGCTGCTGGAACGTCTGGTCGCTCTGGCCGAACAGTCCGGCGAATACGACCAGGCGGTCGCGTTGCAACGAGAGCTGATGCGTTTGGCCCCCGATCGTAAGAACGAAGCCCGTCTCGCTTCGCTGTTGATCGACATCGGCGAAGTCGAAGAGGCCCAAACGTTGTGGTTCCGGATGGCCGAGTCAAACGCCGATCCCACCCAAGTGGCGCGCAATCTGAATCGCTTGTATGCGGCCGGCGAAGTCGAAACGGCGCTGAAGCTAGCCAAGGGGTTATTGGACCATCAAAGCGACGACTGGGAAACACGCCTGCGTTTGATGGTGTTGCAGGCCGACGAAGACGACTGGGAAGCGGCGGCGGAGACCGCGGACGACCTGATCGCAATGAGCGTTGATGACACCACCCTGCCCGAAGGCGGCAAACCCTATCAGCGAACGGTCCGCGTCAGCGGCGGCCAAACGTACACCCAGCCGCCCCTGCAGCTGATGCGACTGCAACAGATGTACGAGTTCTACCGAATCGTCGACGACCGCTACGGTTATCAGTCGACGATGTCGTTGCCCAAACCGATCGACTTCGGTCACGCCAAACTGATGGCACGCTATTGCCAGCTCAAACAGATGTCGACATCGGCCGCAAAACTCAAGCAGCACTTGGCCGACCTGGAAAAGACCGCGATGGCCGACGATGCTTCGGCCGATCAGGTTTGGGACTGGTACCAAACCACATCGCTGGCCGCAACGGTCCAGCAACAGTCCAGCATCAACCCCCAGGATCCCGCCGACTGGGCGCCGCTATGGCGATTGGCCGACGTGGATCAGGAGATCGGCGAGTCGCTGTTGGTCAGCATGTTCGCCAACCGCACACGCTATGCCGAACGTGGCGACATCGAACTGCAAAAACTGCCCGAGGAACGTCTCGCATGGGTCAAAGCGAAAGCCGATTCGGCGGAGAAATCTATCGCCGACCAGTACGGCCAGCGTGCCTCCTGGCCAATGATCTATGGATCCGAGTTGCGGATCGCCGGCAGCAAGGAAGAAGCGGACCGATACCTGCAAGCCCAGCTTGAAGCGGCCATCGCCGACCCCGAGTCGGTCGGCCTGTTGGTGGCAATCCAGCAAGCATCGGCCCATGGAACCGATGCGCAGCTGTGGCCATTGCTGCAGCGTGCCATCGAAGACAAAGAGGAACTGAAAGCGACTTTCGGGGCGTCTCCCTCGGCTCATTTCCTGACCTTGTTCACCGCCGAAAAGCGCGTCGCGGACGGGTTGTCCAAGGGAGCCTCCGACCCCGAGTATCGCACGCGGGTCATCGCCCTGATGGACAAGATGATCAAAGACGTCGCCCAGCAACCGCTCCAGCGACGCACCATCCGCTTGACGGGAATCGGCGGACCGCGAACCAGGGGCCGGGTCGTCGGCGGTCAATACATCCGAACCGAAATCGAATTCCCGCCCAGCGGACTCGGCCAAGACGACCCATTCGTCTTTGCCCAATACGGTGTCTGGGAACGCATGAAAGACCACACCGGCCAGTGGATCGAATCATTGCAGACGCCCGCGTCGGATGCGACTCAACCACGTGAGCGAATCATTCGTCGGCTCGCCGCCGCGGCACTGTTGTACTGGGACAAACAAACCGGCCAGGCGCTTGATCAGCTCAGCCAAGCGACGCAACTCGCCTCCAACGAGTTGCCGCAGATGGAGCCCGAGCTACGGTTGATGTCCGCCGATCTGCTGTTGCGTCTCGATCGCAAACGCGAAGCCCTGGATGCGATCGATACGTTGGCCGTTTATGACCAAAACACCATGGCCGTCCGCGAATTTGCCGCCGCACGGTTGGCCGCTGCGATCGGCGATCGGCAACGTGCCCAAACCGCCGCACGGCGATTGTTCGGCGTCCGGTTGAACACCGAGGCACAGATCGAATTGGCCAAGTTGATGCGTCAATTGGACATGCGCCAGCTCGCTGCGGATCTGGTCCGGCGTCTGCGCAGCCGGGGCGGCAGCAATACCGACCAATTGCAATCGCTGATGACGTATTTCGTCGCCCAAGGCGAACACGATCAGGCGGCCGAGGTCGCGATGGAACTGTTGCGGCGCAGCGTCCCATCGCGACGAACGACCAGCCGTTACACGACGACCAACCAAGTCCTACGCCGCAATGCCTTGCAAACGCTCTCGACGACCGGACGGTTGACGTCGCTGATCAAGGCGACCGAATCAAAACTTGAAAAGGCTCCCAAAAGCCAGCGGATCCGATCGGAGCTGGCCGAACTGTATGTCGCCGCCGGGAAAACGGAGAAATCGCAAGAGCTGCTCGGCCAGATGGAGATCAAGGACGTCAACAGCGCCCGCGCTCTCGAAGCCACCGCCGCACAACTGGTGACCGCCGGCCAAATGGATGAGGCCTGTGAAGCGTATCTAAAACTGCTCCGCCGCAAACAAGACATGTTCAACCAACAGTTTTATGACATCAAACGTCCCTTTGATGCCACGCAGCGGCTGGGCGATTTGGCGGACCTGATGATCGAAGTCGGGATCCAGAAATTCACCGACCACCGCGTCTCGGAGATCTGTGAAGACCTGATTCGCAACGAAAACGGTGTCGCCAAGGCACGGAAATTGTATTTGGCGATGTTGGATATCGCGCCGACGTCGACCAATTCGATGTATTCGATGAGCAACGTGATGGGGTCGGCCAGTAAGCTTCTGACCGATCGCGAAACCGTGTTGCGTACCGCCCGCTACTTGATCGAAGCATCAGAGAATGGAACCGGATGGAACACGTTGTTCAGCGGCTATTCCACCAGCAGCGATGGCCGGCACAACAACGTGACCACCTCCTTCGTCCGTCACGTCGCCGGCGACCAGGAAAACGTAACGGCGGTCGAAGAATTGTTGCGGGAGAAACTGAAGGAGAAAGATGACTGGCAGGAGGGCAAAGTCTGGCTCGCCTTGTTGTTGACGACGAACAAAGGATACGACGAAGCCAAACAATTGCTGGAGCCGTTGGTCAGCGGGGAACTCAGCCCGCAGCCGACGCACGACCTGCTCTGGCTGGTCGGCAGCTTGATCGACACGCATCCGCCGATGCAGGATCTGAGCGAGCGGATCTACGAATACGCGTTGGAGAACACGACCGATCGCTCGAACCGTGATTTTAAATACTCGCTGAAAGGCCGAGTCTGCAACTTCATGGCCGACATCGGCAACAACCAACGCGCCCGTGAGATGGCGCTCGAAGCGATCGAACAGGCAAAGAACAATCCGCAACAGAGTTTCAGCAATCCGGAATACGAAGCGTACCAACAAATTCAATCGACGATGGCCATGATGGAGTTCATGGCCAAAATCGATTACCCCACCGATGCCCTTCGCATCGCACGCGAGTTCGACACGACGCTGTTCGTTAAAGCAGGCCGCTATCAGTCGGGACGACAAGAACAATTCGAAAAGCAGCAGCAAGAACTCTTGGATCAAGTCCGCAAACTGGGCGGATTGGCCACCGTCCAGTCGATGATCAATCCCAAAACCGAAAGCCCCACCGCGGTCGATTTCGCGATCACACTGGGTGATCAGCCCTTTACCCAACACGCGGTTTCCTCGCTGTGGGTGGAGATGTTGCAAGACGCCGCCGGCGATCCGAAGAATGCAGGCGCGTTGGATGAATTCGCTGGGCAGATGCAATCGCTTGCCGAAGAACGTCCCGACGACGACTCGGCTGCGGCTGCCCACGCGATCGCGGCGGACGTCGTCGGCGATCACCAGCCGCTGAAGGATCTGATTCGGCGCTGGATGAGGCCGCGAACCGCAACCTCCCCCGAGGACGATGATGAATCCCCAAGCGATTCGAAGGTGATTGATCAGCGTCTGCGTGGACGATTGACCATGGTCCTGCTGCTTCTCGCCGACCAGAGCGTTCCCGGGGACACTGCGAATGGCGATCCGGTTGTGAGCTCCGATCTGAATTTCGATTCGATCACGGGAGTCAATCAAGTCGAACAAACCTGTTTGATCGCCGCACTGGGAAATCAGGCACTGGAACGGGCTGATAAAGAATCCACGCAACGGTTGTGGCAGCGTGCGGTCGATTTGGCGGCAAGCCAGTGGTTGCTGATCGACCTGTCGCACGCGGCGATCGAAGCCGGCCTGCCGGAACTTTCCGCGGCCGCTTTTTCCGCCGCCGTCCCCGCACCGGCGGGGGCGGTTCAGGTCAACCCGCCGACGGATCACTCCGCCAACTCCTTGGGGGAACTACTCAGCAACGCTCAGCCGCGACAAAGCTCGTCCTCCCGGTCGACGGTCAACGAACTGGACGCCGACGAGGTCCGGCTTGCGCGGCGGATTCTGGAATTGGATGAAGCGTGGCGGGTGAATCAGTTGTATACGAAGTTCGTGTTTGATCCGCTCGTCGCGCTGACATTGGGCCCCAGCGGATCGCGTCCGCGTCCGCTGTGCGCTCCCGTCGAGATCAAACCCGACGATCGGATCGTTATCCACAGCGTGTTCGACCGACTGGCTCGCCGGGCAAGCTGGTCCAAGCAGACCGACAAGCTGCTGTCGTTGGTCTCGGGCGACGATGCCCAATCACATCTGATGGCCGGGCTGGTGCTGCTGAACGACAAACGCGGCCAAGCGGCGCTGCCGCGGTACGAGGCAGTTGACCCAACCACGCTGAGCGCCTTGCCGAAAGAGTTGGTGATGCAATCGCTGCTGCTCGCGTTCCAGGATCCCCATTGCCGCCAACGTGCGATGGAATTGGGGCTTGCACTGGTTGACCAAAACCGTCCGAGCGAGCGATATGCCAACGTCACGCCCTACGAAACGTTCTCGCTTCATCTGGCCAAGCAGGGGCTTGAACATGGATTGAACGACGACTTGGTCGCAAAGGCCATCAACGACTATTTGGAATTGACCGCCCACGACAACGATCGCTATTCGGGCGTCAGCAGTCGTGTGACCCGGCGTCTGGGACAGTTGGACAAGGTTGCCCAGTTGTTGCTACCCAAAGGCCGAGTCGACGAGGCGTTGACCTACCTGGGGATGCGTCACGACGGTTTTTCGCAAGGCTTTGACCGCAGCAACGATTGGGTCGGCTCCTGGGCGTTGGAATCGATTCAGGGGATGTCCGACCGTAAGGCGGCCTACCAAAAGCTGGCTGACTGGACGTTTCAGGGTGATGGTTCGCTGCAAACGATTCGGGCGCTGGTTCGACGACAACGGCTGCCTACATGGATTCCCGAATCGGTCGGCGGGTATTACCCGCCTTTCCCTCCGGTTGCGGATGCATCGCTTCCGATCGCAACGAATTTCTATTCCCTGGCTCGTTTGGCCATGCAGATCGATGCCGGCGATGACTTGTTAGAACGATTGCGGAAAGCGCAAGCCGATGGCCGCAGCGGCGCCGACACCGCGCTGGCGATTTGTCTCTCGGCGATGAATCAGCCCGTCAATCCCCAGTTGCTTTCGAAAATTGTTCAGCACTTGGATGCGATCCAGCCAGCCGACGGAAAGCCGGCTTCACAGGCCCCTCTGGCCGAATTACAGCTCGCTTCAATTCTGGCGTCCGCACCCGAACACCACGCGTTTGCCAAAAAGGTGACACAGTCCCTGATGGACCACACCCACACGCAATCACGTGGCTACTTGATGCCATGGGTTGCGCGATTTGAACACAACCAAGGATGGGCCGAGACGTCCGAGCTGCGCTCGGGTGACGATTTGGCACATTGGATTCCGGCCACCCACGCCAGTGCCAAAGACTTTTCGGAAGGAAAAACGGCTCCGATTTGGGTGTCCGACGGTGAATCGCAAGTCCGTCATGTTTGCGGTTTCGGCAATGATTCCCTGTGGTTCCGCTACCCCTTGCAAGGTAACTTTGCCGTCGAAATGGAAATCCGCGACGGCGGCTATCGAGAAGCGGAATTGTTGTTCGATGGGCTGCAGTTCGCGCCGTTGGCCCACAACGGCAGCGTGTACGTCAAGTCTCAGAACACTACCGATTGGGTGCGGTTCTATTCAAAGGCCACCCGACAGAACCAATGGAATCACTGTAGCGTGACGCTGGATGAAAAAACGCTCAGCTTTCGCGTCAACGACCAATTGATCTACCGTGAACCACGCAAGGATCATTCGCCGTGGTTTGCCGTCCATCTGGCGGGTAACAAACGAACGTCGGTTCGGAACATCAAGATCAGCGGCACCCCCCAGATCCCAGGCGACGTGAACTTGATCCCCGGCGACACGCTGCGTGGTTGGTCCGGACAGTACTACGGCGTCGCGCTTCCGACCGCTGACGTGGATGCCCGCAAACAGGACAAGGACGGCAACGACCCTTCGCGCTATCGCACCGGCTCCAAACCTGAACAGATTCAAAACCTGGCCTGGACCGTGCAAGACGGTGAGTTAATCAGCGGCAAAATCAAGGCACAGAAATTCAACGGCCAAAACAGCATTCGTTATGAACGCCCGCTCGGGGACGGCGAAGTGCTCTCGTATGAGTTCTTCTACGAAGAGGGCAAAATGGAGGTGCATCCTTCCATTGGTCGAATCGCCTATGTGATGCGTCCGAGCGGATTGAAACTGCACTGGATGAGTGCCCCGAATACGGCGTGGAAGATCCCCAAGGGTTTCGAGGTACCCTTGCCCGGCGCTGACGCGAAACCGTTGCCGCTGAAAGCGGGCCAGTGGAATCGGGTAGAATTGGTTCGCGACGGATCCCGCATCCGGATCTCGCTGAACGGCGAAACCGTCTTTGACCAACAACCGCAATCTCGGCTCGGAGACATGGTGTTCGGTTTTTTCCACAACCGAGAACAGACGTCCGCGCGAATCCGAAATGTCCGGCTCAACGGCCCCTGGCCCACGGAGGTGCCCCAGCATCTGCTGACCTTTACTCGCACAGAGACCCAATGA